One genomic region from Muriicola soli encodes:
- a CDS encoding KpsF/GutQ family sugar-phosphate isomerase: MNRRKGILELAKKTMQTEGDAIKHLASFLDQQFVDAIDAIYTGDGRVVITGIGKSALIASKIVATLNSTGTPAIFMHAADAIHGDLGTIQQKDIVICISKSGNTPEIKLLVPLIKSGSNKLIAITGNPESFLAEQSDFVLNTYVEKEACPNNLAPTTSTTAQLVMGDALAICLLELRGFSSKDFAKFHPGGTLGKKLYLRVGDIAVKNMVPKVEADSAVKEVIVEISEKMLGVAAVLKNGKLVGVVTDGDIRRMLNKYENINGLKAKDIMTTHPKTIEPGVLAVKALNEMQSNGISQLLVAEKGVYQGVVHLHNLINEGIL; encoded by the coding sequence TTGAACCGTAGGAAAGGCATTCTGGAACTGGCGAAAAAAACAATGCAGACCGAAGGAGATGCCATTAAGCACCTGGCCTCTTTTCTCGATCAGCAGTTTGTGGATGCCATAGATGCTATTTACACCGGCGACGGCAGGGTTGTTATAACGGGAATAGGAAAAAGCGCTTTGATCGCCTCAAAGATCGTTGCCACATTGAATTCAACCGGCACACCTGCAATTTTTATGCACGCAGCTGATGCTATTCACGGAGATCTGGGTACGATTCAGCAAAAGGATATCGTGATATGCATCTCCAAAAGTGGCAACACTCCAGAAATAAAATTACTTGTACCCCTGATTAAATCGGGGAGCAACAAACTAATCGCCATTACCGGTAACCCGGAATCCTTTTTGGCTGAACAATCCGACTTTGTTCTCAACACCTATGTAGAGAAGGAAGCCTGCCCAAACAACCTCGCGCCTACCACCAGTACCACGGCACAGTTGGTTATGGGAGATGCCCTTGCTATTTGTCTGTTGGAACTTAGGGGTTTTAGTTCAAAAGACTTTGCCAAATTTCATCCCGGAGGTACCTTAGGTAAAAAGTTGTATTTGCGAGTTGGGGATATAGCCGTAAAAAATATGGTCCCTAAAGTGGAGGCCGATTCTGCCGTTAAAGAGGTAATCGTTGAGATCTCAGAAAAAATGCTGGGTGTTGCTGCGGTTCTCAAAAATGGAAAACTAGTGGGCGTGGTAACAGATGGGGACATCAGGCGAATGCTGAATAAATACGAGAACATTAATGGTCTTAAGGCCAAAGACATAATGACTACCCATCCCAAAACAATTGAACCGGGCGTTCTGGCAGTTAAAGCCTTAAACGAAATGCAGTCTAATGGCATTTCGCAACTGCTGGTTGCAGAAAAAGGAGTTTACCAGGGTGTGGTTCACTTGCACAACCTAATTAACGAAGGAATACTTTAA
- a CDS encoding DUF2795 domain-containing protein encodes MYWTLELASYLSDAPWPATKDELIDYAIRTGAPLEVVENLQSMEEEGGEIYESIEEIWPDYPTEEDYLWNEDEY; translated from the coding sequence ATGTATTGGACCTTAGAATTAGCTTCCTATTTGAGCGACGCGCCCTGGCCGGCCACTAAAGACGAATTGATCGATTATGCGATCCGGACGGGAGCTCCCTTGGAAGTAGTAGAAAACCTTCAGTCTATGGAAGAAGAAGGGGGAGAAATCTATGAAAGCATTGAAGAGATATGGCCTGATTATCCTACGGAGGAGGACTATCTCTGGAATGAAGATGAATACTAA
- the lptB gene encoding LPS export ABC transporter ATP-binding protein, translating to MKLRAENIMKAYRGRKVVKGISLEVNQGEIVGLLGPNGAGKTTCFYMIVGLIKPNGGKIFLDDTEITKYPMYKRAQNGIGYLAQEASVFRKLSIEKNILSVLQLTKLSKKEQYMKMEQLIEEFGLGHIRKNRGDLLSGGERRRTEIARALATDPKFILLDEPFAGVDPVAVEDIQRIVAQLKNKNIGILITDHNVQETLAITERSYLMFEGGILKSGVPELLAEDEMVRKVYLGQNFELRKKKLEF from the coding sequence ATGAAGCTCAGAGCAGAAAATATAATGAAGGCCTACCGCGGCCGAAAAGTAGTGAAAGGAATTTCCCTTGAAGTGAATCAGGGTGAGATTGTCGGACTGCTGGGTCCCAACGGAGCCGGAAAGACGACCTGTTTTTACATGATAGTGGGATTGATCAAACCCAATGGAGGAAAAATATTTCTCGATGATACTGAGATCACGAAGTATCCGATGTACAAAAGGGCACAAAATGGGATAGGATACCTGGCCCAGGAAGCTTCGGTTTTTCGAAAACTGAGCATCGAAAAGAACATTTTAAGCGTCCTTCAGCTTACCAAACTCAGCAAGAAAGAGCAGTACATGAAAATGGAGCAGCTCATTGAAGAATTTGGGTTGGGCCATATCCGCAAGAACCGCGGGGATCTGCTTTCAGGAGGAGAACGAAGAAGAACTGAAATTGCGAGGGCCCTGGCTACAGACCCCAAGTTTATTTTACTCGATGAACCTTTCGCCGGTGTCGATCCCGTAGCGGTGGAAGACATACAGCGAATCGTCGCTCAATTGAAAAACAAGAATATCGGTATCCTGATCACCGATCACAATGTTCAGGAGACACTGGCCATCACAGAGCGGTCTTACCTTATGTTTGAAGGCGGCATATTGAAATCGGGCGTGCCCGAATTATTGGCCGAAGATGAGATGGTGAGAAAAGTCTATTTAGGGCAGAATTTTGAACTTCGCAAGAAGAAACTTGAATTCTGA
- a CDS encoding CDP-alcohol phosphatidyltransferase family protein: MKRHIPNFLTLLNVFAGSVAVIFAAKNEWETMAFLVLLGLIFDFSDGLAARKLKVQSELGLQLDSLADVITFGLVPGVVMFQLLSLSLGGEVVSEPETGEFSFSLASSLPFFGFVITMSSALRLGRFNIDENQTTSFIGLPTPANALLIVSLPMILLFNGNDALNSIILNPWFLVGLTVVSSVLLNAQIHLFSLKFKSLGFKENALRYVFIIVSLFCIGTMKFLAVPAIIVIYLMSSLLFFKTDSSSVGKED, encoded by the coding sequence GTGAAACGGCATATTCCCAATTTTCTTACGCTTCTAAATGTTTTCGCGGGTTCAGTAGCCGTCATTTTTGCGGCAAAAAACGAATGGGAGACTATGGCTTTTCTGGTCTTGTTGGGCCTGATATTTGATTTCTCAGACGGCCTAGCTGCACGTAAATTAAAGGTCCAAAGTGAGCTGGGATTACAATTGGATTCTCTGGCTGATGTGATCACCTTCGGTCTGGTACCCGGGGTAGTTATGTTTCAATTGCTTAGCCTGAGCCTCGGGGGTGAAGTAGTTTCGGAGCCTGAGACAGGCGAATTTTCGTTTTCGCTGGCGAGCTCTTTACCTTTTTTCGGGTTTGTGATTACGATGTCCTCAGCTTTGCGTCTGGGCCGATTTAATATCGATGAGAATCAGACCACATCCTTTATTGGCCTGCCTACTCCGGCCAATGCCCTGTTGATTGTTTCGTTACCTATGATACTGCTGTTTAACGGCAATGACGCCCTAAATTCTATTATTTTGAATCCCTGGTTTTTGGTAGGGCTCACAGTTGTCAGTTCGGTCTTGCTCAATGCTCAAATCCATTTGTTTTCCCTGAAGTTCAAGAGCCTGGGGTTCAAAGAGAATGCTTTACGTTATGTGTTTATTATCGTGAGTCTGTTCTGTATTGGAACGATGAAATTCCTGGCTGTACCGGCGATTATAGTAATTTACCTGATGAGTTCCTTATTGTTTTTTAAAACGGATTCTTCCTCCGTTGGTAAGGAGGATTAA
- a CDS encoding cob(I)yrinic acid a,c-diamide adenosyltransferase, producing the protein MKIYTKTGDRGTTALFGGTRVPKHHIRIESYGTVDELNTWLGLLRDQDIKNRHKETLMKVQKDLFTIGAILATDPDKAVLKSGKERLDIPKIRKEEIQMLEDEMDRMDESLPAMTHFILPGGHQVVSYCHIARTVCRRAERMACLLNEHQPFDPDVLSYINRLSDYLFVLSRALAYELKAEEIKWIPEKKG; encoded by the coding sequence ATGAAAATTTATACAAAAACAGGAGACCGGGGAACAACTGCCTTGTTTGGAGGTACCCGTGTTCCAAAACACCATATTCGCATTGAGAGCTATGGCACTGTAGATGAATTAAATACCTGGTTGGGGCTTTTGCGCGATCAGGATATCAAAAACAGGCATAAGGAGACTTTGATGAAGGTACAGAAAGACCTTTTTACCATAGGGGCCATCCTGGCCACCGATCCTGATAAAGCGGTGCTGAAAAGCGGGAAAGAACGACTCGACATTCCAAAAATCAGAAAGGAAGAGATCCAGATGCTGGAAGACGAGATGGACAGGATGGATGAATCGCTCCCTGCGATGACCCATTTTATACTTCCCGGAGGCCATCAGGTAGTGTCATACTGTCATATTGCCAGGACCGTTTGCCGCAGAGCAGAACGTATGGCCTGCCTTTTAAATGAACATCAACCCTTTGATCCCGATGTCTTATCTTACATAAACAGGCTTTCAGATTACTTATTTGTCCTTTCAAGAGCCCTGGCCTATGAACTAAAGGCAGAAGAAATAAAATGGATACCTGAAAAAAAAGGCTAA
- a CDS encoding carboxymuconolactone decarboxylase family protein yields MPNQLEEYRDYRSRMNEKLLGADNKLIKRIFNLDTNAYKEGALDVKTKELLGLVASAVLRCDDCVKYHLESARKAGANTEEVMETLGIATLVGGTIVIPHLRRAYEFWELLETQEG; encoded by the coding sequence ATGCCAAATCAACTTGAAGAATACCGCGATTATCGTTCAAGAATGAACGAAAAACTACTGGGAGCCGACAACAAACTGATCAAGCGGATTTTTAACCTCGATACCAATGCCTATAAAGAGGGAGCCCTAGATGTAAAGACCAAAGAATTGCTCGGCCTGGTGGCCTCTGCAGTATTGCGATGCGATGATTGTGTAAAATACCATTTGGAGAGTGCCCGGAAAGCAGGGGCGAATACAGAAGAGGTCATGGAGACCCTGGGGATAGCTACCCTCGTTGGAGGAACCATTGTCATTCCCCACCTGAGGAGAGCCTATGAATTCTGGGAATTATTGGAAACCCAGGAAGGTTAA
- a CDS encoding DUF4105 domain-containing protein, which translates to MSEKAIISVITCGPGTELYSSFGHSAFRVQDSEKGIDWIYNYGTFNFNTPNFYGKFARGKLLYSLSKQRFANFLYAYELENRWVKEQLLDISAQDKNEIFSFLENNYKPQNRDYKYDFLLENCSTKIPEVLSAALGNDIVYVNYLQDQNYTFRDLIQQKLVRNSWSSFGIDLALGAVIDREAAYQEYMFLPDYVFAQLENTLLNEKPLVERERTILDYQLQNRGGFFTSSPMFWFGLLFLFTATITFIDYRNKVRSKVMDIILFLLTGLTGCLIVFLWFFTDHTATALNLNVFWAFPLNLVPLYYLLRGDRLPNWGIPYLICLLIFLAITVLIWILGIQLFSPILAIILATLGLRYGFLLYHNRKIVTGTK; encoded by the coding sequence TTGTCTGAAAAAGCAATAATCAGCGTGATCACGTGTGGCCCCGGAACAGAGCTATACTCCTCCTTTGGTCATAGTGCCTTCAGGGTGCAGGATAGTGAAAAAGGTATCGATTGGATCTATAATTACGGTACGTTCAATTTCAATACTCCTAATTTCTACGGCAAGTTTGCCAGAGGTAAATTGTTGTATTCTTTGAGCAAGCAAAGGTTTGCAAACTTCCTCTATGCCTACGAACTTGAAAACAGGTGGGTAAAAGAACAACTGCTCGATATATCTGCGCAGGATAAAAATGAGATTTTCTCCTTCCTGGAAAACAACTACAAACCGCAGAACAGGGACTACAAATACGACTTCCTCTTGGAAAACTGTTCCACAAAGATTCCCGAAGTATTATCCGCAGCCCTGGGGAACGATATCGTATATGTGAATTACTTACAGGATCAGAATTACACCTTCAGAGATCTGATTCAGCAAAAACTAGTCCGAAATTCCTGGTCGAGTTTTGGAATTGATCTCGCCCTGGGTGCGGTGATTGACCGTGAGGCCGCCTATCAAGAATACATGTTTTTGCCAGATTACGTCTTTGCGCAGCTGGAAAATACGCTGCTGAACGAGAAACCGCTAGTGGAAAGAGAGAGGACTATCCTCGATTATCAATTGCAGAACAGGGGTGGCTTTTTTACTTCTTCTCCTATGTTTTGGTTTGGTCTTTTATTTCTCTTTACAGCAACTATAACCTTTATCGATTATCGAAACAAGGTCCGCAGTAAGGTAATGGATATCATTCTATTTCTACTGACCGGACTTACAGGATGCCTGATTGTATTTTTGTGGTTTTTTACCGACCACACGGCAACAGCATTAAACCTGAACGTGTTTTGGGCTTTTCCCCTGAACCTGGTGCCCTTATATTACCTTTTACGGGGAGATAGGCTTCCTAACTGGGGAATTCCCTACCTGATATGCCTATTAATTTTTCTGGCCATTACCGTATTGATCTGGATTTTGGGAATCCAACTTTTTTCACCTATCCTGGCCATAATTCTGGCTACTCTGGGGCTGCGATATGGATTTTTACTTTACCACAACAGGAAAATTGTAACTGGGACAAAATGA